Proteins found in one Terribacillus sp. DMT04 genomic segment:
- a CDS encoding 5-formyltetrahydrofolate cyclo-ligase produces the protein MEEKKRLRQEAIQLLREMPPTEKLRVEHQLASFLFSSAIWKHANTIGLTMALPHEWDTTKIIQQAWLEKKNVCVPLTLENRGMQFYYVDSYNQLTDGAFQIKEPVPERCVPAFKDDIDLLLVPGLLFDNSGYRIGYGGGYYDRYIADYRHTTIAIASSQQLRQSLPVGFYDRPVGHLLTDDGFIDLTE, from the coding sequence ATGGAAGAGAAAAAACGGCTTCGTCAGGAAGCGATTCAGCTGCTGAGAGAAATGCCGCCAACTGAAAAGCTCCGTGTAGAACATCAATTGGCTTCGTTTCTCTTTTCGTCAGCTATCTGGAAACATGCGAACACGATTGGTCTCACAATGGCGCTGCCGCATGAATGGGATACCACGAAGATTATTCAGCAAGCTTGGTTGGAAAAGAAAAATGTGTGCGTGCCGCTTACGCTGGAAAATAGAGGAATGCAGTTTTATTATGTAGACAGCTATAATCAGCTGACAGACGGTGCTTTTCAAATTAAAGAGCCCGTCCCCGAACGATGCGTACCTGCTTTCAAAGACGACATCGATTTGCTCCTTGTTCCTGGACTTCTATTTGATAATTCAGGGTACCGGATAGGGTATGGCGGCGGTTATTATGACCGGTATATTGCCGATTATCGTCATACGACCATTGCCATTGCCAGCAGTCAGCAGCTGAGACAATCTTTGCCTGTTGGTTTTTATGATCGGCCTGTTGGGCATCTTCTGACAGATGATGGTTTTATTGACTTAACCGAATAG
- the rpmG gene encoding 50S ribosomal protein L33, whose translation MRVNITLACTETGDRNYITTKNKRKHPERMELRKYSPRLKKYTLHRETK comes from the coding sequence ATGCGTGTAAACATTACTCTCGCCTGCACAGAAACAGGAGATCGTAACTACATTACAACAAAAAACAAGCGTAAACATCCAGAACGCATGGAGCTTAGAAAATATAGCCCACGCTTGAAAAAGTATACGCTGCACCGCGAAACAAAATAA
- a CDS encoding endolytic transglycosylase MltG: MKQVIQGFAAALLLAGACMLVLYFASDDGTAKTTSAAPIKKEELDTEEMKTRLEKDDYYILSSKDYEELQKKTETKDKAKTASEQTKKFQLKLESGMTSDEVAQLLEKKSILEDGDAFLTYLNVTNASKSLQVGTYDVNSDMSYDEITDLLTK, from the coding sequence ATGAAGCAAGTAATCCAAGGCTTTGCTGCCGCTCTTCTGCTCGCAGGCGCATGCATGCTGGTTCTCTATTTCGCATCTGACGATGGAACAGCAAAAACAACCTCGGCAGCTCCAATAAAAAAGGAAGAACTCGACACAGAAGAAATGAAAACGCGTTTAGAAAAAGACGATTATTATATTCTAAGCAGCAAAGACTATGAAGAACTTCAGAAAAAGACAGAAACGAAAGATAAGGCGAAAACAGCATCAGAACAAACGAAAAAGTTCCAACTGAAGCTTGAAAGCGGTATGACGAGTGATGAAGTTGCTCAACTATTAGAGAAAAAGAGCATTCTGGAAGACGGAGATGCTTTCCTCACTTATTTGAACGTTACGAATGCAAGTAAATCATTACAAGTAGGAACCTATGATGTCAATTCTGACATGTCTTATGACGAAATTACAGACTTACTAACAAAATAA
- the phoU gene encoding phosphate signaling complex protein PhoU: protein MVAREQFSADLEAIQKLIISFAFEVDTALKQAIDALYERNSDLAYKVIENDEILNKRDQDINEATIQLIAMQQPVATDLRRLVAFLRVSTDLERMADHAKNIAKSVNRLNVLSPYEIPLAIRDMQEVVSKMIHSAVQAFEEEDISKAKKLADLDNVVDSMYGELFRDMLDERKAEAGKHQQMMQLVFVGRFVERVGDHITNIGEGILYLVKGTSIDLNK from the coding sequence ATGGTAGCTAGAGAGCAGTTTTCAGCAGATTTAGAAGCAATTCAAAAATTAATCATCTCATTTGCGTTTGAGGTAGATACGGCATTAAAGCAAGCAATTGATGCATTGTATGAACGAAACAGTGACCTTGCGTATAAGGTTATAGAGAATGATGAGATTTTGAATAAGCGGGACCAAGATATAAATGAGGCAACAATCCAGCTTATTGCGATGCAGCAGCCAGTAGCAACTGACTTGCGCCGATTGGTGGCATTTCTCCGTGTATCCACTGATTTGGAACGGATGGCTGATCACGCAAAGAATATTGCCAAAAGCGTAAATCGGTTAAATGTGCTCAGTCCGTATGAAATTCCTTTGGCAATTCGTGATATGCAGGAGGTTGTCAGCAAAATGATTCATAGCGCTGTACAAGCCTTTGAGGAAGAAGATATTAGCAAAGCGAAAAAGTTAGCGGACCTTGATAACGTAGTGGACAGTATGTACGGCGAATTATTCCGTGACATGCTGGATGAGCGTAAGGCAGAAGCAGGCAAACATCAGCAGATGATGCAGCTTGTATTCGTAGGGCGCTTCGTTGAACGTGTCGGGGACCATATTACAAACATCGGTGAAGGTATCTTGTATTTGGTTAAAGGTACGTCGATTGATTTAAACAAATAA
- the pstB gene encoding phosphate ABC transporter ATP-binding protein PstB, which produces MQAAATKESIFQVNDLNLWYDDYHALKDVNLEALNNEIYAIIGPSGCGKSTFIKTLNLMINTVPGVRMTGEINYKEKNLLDSRVDLVDLRRNVGMIFQKGNPFPQSIYDNIVYGPKIHGIKKKSELDEIVETTLKDVALWDEVKDRLKSSAMGLSGGQQQRLCIARALATTPDVVLMDEPTSALDPISTLKIEELMTELKKKYCIVIVTHNMQQASRISDKTAFFLHGHVVEATETSKLFSNPEDKRTEDYISGRFG; this is translated from the coding sequence ATGCAAGCGGCAGCAACGAAAGAATCAATATTCCAAGTGAATGATTTAAATTTATGGTATGACGATTATCATGCTCTGAAGGATGTTAACCTAGAAGCATTGAATAACGAAATCTATGCCATTATCGGACCATCTGGCTGTGGTAAATCCACTTTTATTAAAACACTCAATTTAATGATCAATACGGTACCAGGTGTCCGAATGACAGGGGAAATCAACTATAAAGAAAAGAATCTCCTTGATTCCAGAGTTGACTTAGTTGATTTACGCCGTAATGTCGGTATGATTTTCCAGAAAGGTAATCCTTTCCCACAGTCAATTTACGATAATATTGTGTACGGACCAAAAATTCATGGTATAAAGAAAAAGAGTGAGTTAGATGAAATTGTTGAAACAACGCTGAAAGATGTAGCATTATGGGATGAAGTAAAGGATCGTCTAAAGTCTTCTGCGATGGGTCTGTCTGGGGGACAGCAGCAGCGTTTGTGTATCGCACGTGCGCTTGCAACAACACCAGATGTTGTATTAATGGATGAACCGACATCCGCACTGGATCCAATTTCTACGTTGAAGATTGAAGAGCTCATGACAGAGCTGAAGAAAAAATATTGTATTGTTATTGTAACGCATAACATGCAGCAAGCTTCCCGTATTTCTGACAAAACGGCTTTCTTCCTGCATGGACATGTAGTAGAGGCTACAGAAACAAGTAAATTATTCTCAAATCCGGAAGATAAGCGCACAGAAGACTACATTAGCGGTCGTTTCGGTTAA
- the pstB gene encoding phosphate ABC transporter ATP-binding protein PstB yields the protein MNYTADRPTKIKTEETISKKTASHKEVVLDVKDLSIFYGSKEAVKRANMGIEKNAVTALIGPSGCGKSTFIRSINRMNDLIPSSRAEGEIIYDGLNILRRDINVVALRAEIGMVFQKPNPFPKSIYNNITHALKYNGQKDKQALDQIVEESLRKAALWDEVKDRLQQSALSLSGGQQQRLCIARTLAMEPQILLLDEPASALDPVSNAKIEELILQLKEDYSIVIVTHNMSQASRVSDKTAFFFNGDIVEYDDTKKIFTNPSETKTEEYISGRFG from the coding sequence ATGAACTATACAGCAGATCGACCAACTAAAATAAAAACCGAAGAGACTATATCTAAAAAAACAGCTTCCCATAAGGAGGTTGTACTTGATGTTAAGGATTTAAGTATTTTCTATGGCAGCAAGGAAGCAGTGAAACGGGCTAATATGGGAATTGAGAAAAATGCAGTAACTGCATTAATCGGTCCGTCAGGTTGTGGTAAATCTACATTTATACGTTCCATAAATCGAATGAACGATTTGATTCCTTCCAGTCGAGCTGAGGGAGAAATCATTTATGATGGCTTGAATATCCTTCGCAGAGATATCAACGTCGTAGCATTAAGAGCAGAAATTGGTATGGTGTTCCAAAAGCCGAATCCATTCCCTAAATCTATCTACAATAATATTACACACGCATTGAAGTATAACGGGCAGAAGGATAAGCAAGCTCTTGACCAAATAGTTGAGGAGAGTTTGCGTAAGGCAGCACTATGGGATGAAGTAAAAGACCGTTTGCAACAATCTGCATTATCTTTATCCGGCGGTCAGCAGCAACGGCTTTGTATTGCACGTACTTTGGCAATGGAGCCGCAAATCCTTCTGTTAGATGAACCAGCTTCTGCGCTAGATCCGGTATCTAACGCTAAGATAGAAGAATTGATTCTTCAGCTCAAGGAGGATTATTCCATTGTCATCGTGACACATAATATGTCCCAGGCATCACGTGTATCAGATAAAACAGCATTTTTCTTCAATGGAGACATTGTAGAATATGATGATACAAAGAAAATCTTCACTAATCCTTCTGAAACGAAAACAGAAGAATATATTTCCGGCAGATTCGGGTAG
- the pstA gene encoding phosphate ABC transporter permease PstA — protein MNSRITDRIATGVFYTIAAIMVALLLYLFYFILSNGIPQISWDFLTSPSSAYQAGGGIRDQLFNSFYILFITMIITVPLGVCGGVYMAEYAKPGKITNFIRTCIEMLASLPSIVVGLFGLLIFVNITGWGYTIIGGALALTIFNIPVMVRVTEDAINSVPKEQKEASLALGITRWHTIKTVLLPYAFPGILTGAILASGRVFGEAAALLYTAGLSTPTLDYGNWNPLAEDSPLNIFRPAETLAVHIWAVNTQGLIPDIREVANGAAAVLVIAVLVFNLLARWLGSVIHKKLTAGK, from the coding sequence ATGAACAGCAGAATTACAGATCGTATTGCAACAGGAGTTTTTTACACGATTGCAGCAATAATGGTTGCTTTGTTGCTTTATCTTTTCTATTTCATCTTATCTAATGGAATTCCGCAAATTTCATGGGATTTCTTAACGTCCCCATCCAGTGCTTATCAAGCTGGCGGCGGTATTCGAGACCAACTATTTAATTCATTCTATATCCTATTCATTACAATGATTATTACTGTACCGCTTGGTGTATGCGGCGGGGTGTACATGGCTGAATACGCAAAGCCTGGAAAGATCACAAACTTTATCCGTACATGTATTGAGATGCTGGCATCTTTGCCTTCTATCGTTGTTGGTTTGTTCGGTCTATTAATTTTCGTTAATATTACAGGCTGGGGATATACAATAATTGGTGGAGCTTTAGCTTTAACAATCTTTAACATTCCTGTTATGGTTCGAGTTACGGAGGACGCAATTAACAGTGTACCTAAAGAACAAAAAGAAGCGAGTCTTGCGTTAGGTATTACAAGATGGCATACAATCAAAACAGTGTTACTGCCATATGCTTTCCCTGGTATTTTGACGGGTGCAATTCTAGCATCTGGACGTGTATTTGGAGAAGCAGCAGCTTTGCTTTATACTGCGGGTCTTTCTACGCCGACATTAGATTACGGAAACTGGAACCCACTTGCTGAGGATTCACCTTTGAATATTTTCCGACCTGCGGAAACATTAGCGGTTCATATTTGGGCAGTTAACACACAAGGTTTGATTCCGGATATTCGTGAAGTAGCCAACGGTGCTGCTGCGGTTCTAGTTATTGCTGTCTTAGTGTTCAATCTCCTCGCGCGCTGGTTGGGCAGTGTCATCCATAAGAAATTGACAGCAGGTAAATGA
- the pstC gene encoding phosphate ABC transporter permease subunit PstC, with product MAKATVNTSAEDRLILTNKNRRWDEVRGRSLVTFCAIIMIAATISVTVFLAQKGLQSFTVNNINPIAYLTSTNWNPVGSGEASYGIFPFIFGSLAVTFLSALVAAPLGIGAAIFMSEISPKFGKKVLQPVIELLVGIPSVVYGFIGLVVLVPLVRDNLPGIGFSLFAGVVVLTVMILPTVTTIATDAMRSLPDSLRQGSMALGATRWQTIRKVLIPAALPSLLTAIVLGMARAFGEALAVQMVIGNSRDIPETIFDTSATLTTIVTLNIGHTTYGSIENNTLWSMGLILLVISFIFIFIVRYLSGRRKV from the coding sequence TTGGCAAAAGCAACAGTTAACACATCAGCTGAAGATAGGCTGATTCTGACCAATAAAAACAGACGCTGGGATGAAGTGCGCGGTCGTTCACTTGTAACGTTTTGTGCAATCATAATGATTGCTGCGACAATCTCAGTAACTGTTTTCCTAGCCCAAAAGGGTTTGCAATCATTTACTGTTAATAATATTAATCCTATTGCCTATCTAACCAGCACAAACTGGAATCCAGTAGGCAGTGGAGAAGCTTCATATGGTATCTTTCCTTTCATTTTCGGTTCTCTAGCCGTAACCTTCCTTTCTGCATTGGTAGCAGCACCGCTCGGTATTGGTGCAGCGATCTTCATGTCTGAAATCTCACCGAAATTTGGTAAGAAGGTTTTACAGCCGGTAATTGAACTGCTAGTTGGTATACCATCTGTTGTTTATGGTTTTATAGGACTTGTCGTGCTAGTGCCATTAGTAAGGGATAACTTACCTGGTATTGGGTTTAGCTTGTTTGCAGGTGTTGTTGTTTTGACTGTGATGATTCTCCCTACGGTTACAACTATAGCAACTGACGCTATGCGGTCATTGCCGGATAGTCTTCGACAAGGATCTATGGCATTAGGCGCAACACGCTGGCAGACAATTCGTAAAGTATTGATTCCAGCAGCATTGCCATCACTGCTGACAGCTATTGTGCTTGGTATGGCACGAGCTTTTGGTGAAGCATTAGCTGTACAGATGGTAATCGGTAACTCACGAGATATTCCGGAAACCATCTTTGACACTTCCGCAACATTAACAACTATCGTAACGCTTAATATTGGGCACACAACATATGGAAGTATTGAAAATAATACACTATGGTCGATGGGTCTTATCTTACTTGTTATCTCATTCATATTCATCTTTATTGTCCGTTACTTGTCAGGCAGGAGGAAAGTTTAA
- a CDS encoding phosphate ABC transporter substrate-binding protein PstS family protein has protein sequence MKKMKLSVLLAMFALVIGVLAACGGNAGGEQSEDSNSGNSNSGGGETSDSSIVVSGSSAMQPLVAAAAEKYKEENPDADIQVNAGGSGAGLSQVQEGSVAIGNSDVFAEEKEGIDAEALVDHKVAVVGMTAAINPEVGVDNLTKQQLKDIFTGKITNWSEVGGADQEITLVNRPDSSGTRATFVKFGLDGETPAEGVTEDSSNTVKQIVADTPGAIGYLALSYFDDDSITKASIDGVEPTDETIGSGEFPIWAYQHSYTNGEAEGLAKEFLDYMLSEEIQTTIVPEQGYVPMTAMEVERDAEGNQTDK, from the coding sequence ATGAAGAAAATGAAACTATCTGTATTGCTTGCAATGTTTGCACTAGTAATTGGTGTACTTGCAGCATGTGGCGGAAACGCTGGCGGCGAACAATCTGAAGACAGCAACAGCGGGAACAGCAACAGTGGAGGCGGAGAAACTTCCGATAGCTCAATCGTTGTATCTGGTTCCAGTGCAATGCAGCCTTTAGTAGCAGCAGCAGCTGAAAAGTACAAGGAAGAAAACCCGGATGCAGACATCCAAGTAAACGCAGGTGGTTCCGGAGCTGGCCTGAGTCAGGTTCAGGAAGGTTCTGTTGCAATCGGTAATTCAGATGTATTTGCTGAAGAAAAAGAAGGTATTGACGCAGAAGCTCTAGTTGATCACAAAGTTGCAGTTGTAGGTATGACAGCAGCAATCAACCCAGAAGTAGGCGTAGATAACCTTACAAAACAGCAGCTGAAAGATATCTTCACTGGCAAAATCACGAACTGGTCTGAAGTTGGCGGAGCGGATCAAGAAATTACACTTGTAAACCGTCCAGACTCTTCTGGTACGCGTGCAACTTTCGTAAAGTTTGGTCTTGATGGTGAAACTCCAGCAGAAGGTGTTACGGAGGATTCTTCCAACACTGTTAAGCAAATCGTTGCTGATACACCAGGTGCGATTGGCTATCTAGCTCTTTCTTACTTTGATGATGATTCTATAACAAAAGCAAGCATTGATGGCGTAGAACCTACTGATGAAACAATCGGTTCTGGCGAATTCCCAATCTGGGCTTACCAGCATTCTTATACAAATGGAGAAGCTGAAGGTCTTGCTAAAGAATTCCTTGATTACATGCTTAGCGAAGAAATTCAAACTACTATCGTTCCTGAACAAGGCTATGTTCCAATGACAGCGATGGAAGTTGAACGTGATGCAGAAGGAAACCAAACTGATAAATAA
- a CDS encoding penicillin-binding protein 2, translating to MSKKRKKKRALLPFRLNVLFAIVFLLFSALILQLGVVQIINGEEHQAVLEKTTNDIAEISVPRGMIYDSEGKVIVGNEPVYSITYTPPKNGDSADERLELAKQLADIIKMDEEAIEKITEREFKEYWYLLNAEEANGRITAAEKEKLDDSEIYNLTLERITEADYKELMTDDQAKQIIAIKRELDSATELVPHVIKNENVTEKEYATIAENMEQMPGVNVATDWKRYYPFDGSLQGVLGSIKTGIPEGEKDYYLSRNYQLNDRIGTSGLEMEYESLLKGDKKRVRYITDNDNNIVSQEVISDGQRGQDLQLSINMDFQKELDKIVREELKGAINKYPGANRYLENAMAVMLNPNTGEIYAASGQHYDRENNEYESADMNTVFTGGEVGSTVKGATLLAGYQEGVLDPGDYFVDKPVKIKGTPEKSSYKDMGTINDLTALQKSSNVYMFNIALRLGGEYNYQYNQSVSFDPDSFRVLRNYYNQVGLGVETGIDLPSESTGYQGSTGIAGNLLDFSIGQYDTYTTMQLAQYISTIANGGYRIKPHFVSEIHEPSNEKDQLGPLAETINPEVLNKITATDAQIERVKKGFKMVFQTTDGTAYRHLTKEAKTYDISGKTGTAETNIDGTNLENWTLIGYADSETPDIAFAVMVPNLGIVSGGTGQYPITYNIVNKALKYYYEHTAPEDKDKEEAE from the coding sequence ATGTCTAAAAAAAGGAAGAAAAAGCGTGCGCTGCTTCCTTTCCGTCTCAATGTCTTGTTTGCGATCGTTTTCCTGCTGTTCTCTGCTTTGATTCTGCAGCTTGGCGTAGTGCAGATCATCAACGGAGAAGAACACCAGGCAGTCCTAGAAAAAACAACAAACGATATAGCAGAAATATCTGTTCCGCGCGGTATGATTTATGATAGTGAAGGAAAAGTAATTGTCGGTAATGAACCAGTTTATTCAATTACTTACACACCGCCTAAGAATGGCGACTCTGCTGACGAACGATTAGAACTTGCAAAACAGCTAGCAGATATTATTAAGATGGATGAAGAAGCAATTGAGAAGATCACGGAAAGAGAGTTTAAGGAATATTGGTATCTTCTGAATGCAGAAGAAGCAAACGGCAGAATTACTGCTGCTGAAAAAGAGAAGCTTGATGATAGTGAAATCTATAACCTGACGCTCGAGCGAATAACAGAAGCCGATTACAAAGAGCTCATGACAGATGATCAGGCAAAACAGATAATTGCGATAAAACGTGAACTTGACAGTGCGACAGAGCTTGTTCCTCACGTTATAAAAAATGAGAACGTTACGGAGAAAGAATACGCAACCATAGCAGAAAATATGGAGCAAATGCCAGGCGTCAATGTTGCCACCGACTGGAAACGCTACTATCCGTTTGATGGTTCTCTCCAAGGTGTTCTGGGGAGTATTAAAACGGGAATTCCAGAAGGCGAGAAGGATTACTATCTTTCCCGCAACTATCAGCTGAATGACCGAATTGGCACAAGCGGTCTCGAAATGGAATACGAAAGCCTGCTAAAAGGTGATAAAAAACGTGTTCGTTATATAACAGATAATGATAACAATATTGTGTCTCAAGAAGTCATTTCAGATGGACAGCGCGGACAAGATCTGCAGCTTTCCATTAATATGGACTTTCAGAAGGAATTGGATAAGATTGTGCGGGAAGAGTTGAAAGGTGCAATTAACAAATATCCTGGTGCCAACCGCTATTTGGAGAATGCTATGGCCGTTATGCTTAACCCTAATACTGGTGAAATTTATGCGGCCAGTGGGCAGCATTACGACCGCGAAAATAATGAGTATGAATCTGCAGATATGAATACTGTCTTTACAGGCGGTGAAGTTGGATCTACCGTTAAGGGTGCGACATTGCTTGCTGGGTATCAGGAAGGTGTTCTGGACCCAGGAGATTACTTTGTAGATAAACCTGTAAAAATTAAAGGGACTCCAGAGAAATCTTCCTATAAAGATATGGGGACGATAAATGATTTAACAGCATTGCAGAAATCTTCAAACGTATATATGTTTAATATTGCTTTGCGTCTCGGTGGAGAATACAACTATCAGTACAATCAAAGTGTTTCTTTTGATCCTGATTCATTCAGAGTATTAAGAAATTACTACAACCAAGTTGGACTTGGAGTGGAAACTGGTATCGATCTTCCCTCAGAATCAACGGGGTATCAAGGATCTACTGGAATAGCTGGTAATCTGCTTGACTTCTCTATTGGTCAATATGATACGTATACTACTATGCAGTTAGCGCAGTATATTTCCACAATTGCCAATGGTGGTTATCGAATCAAACCGCATTTTGTAAGTGAGATTCATGAGCCATCAAATGAAAAAGACCAACTTGGTCCGCTTGCAGAGACGATAAACCCTGAAGTTTTAAATAAGATTACTGCAACAGATGCCCAAATTGAGCGAGTCAAAAAAGGATTTAAGATGGTATTTCAGACAACGGATGGAACAGCTTATCGTCATTTAACTAAAGAAGCAAAAACCTACGATATTTCTGGAAAAACTGGTACAGCAGAAACAAACATAGACGGTACCAATTTAGAAAACTGGACTCTAATCGGCTACGCAGATTCTGAAACACCAGATATCGCGTTTGCCGTAATGGTTCCTAATTTAGGTATAGTAAGTGGTGGCACTGGTCAGTACCCAATTACCTACAATATCGTAAACAAAGCACTGAAATATTACTACGAGCACACAGCGCCAGAAGACAAAGATAAAGAAGAAGCTGAATAA